Within the Corynebacterium sp. sy039 genome, the region AGCATATTACTCTTTGTCCTGATGAGGAGACTGAGGTTCCACCTAGCAAGGAGCCTGTAGAGTCTGAAGAGCCACAGGAATCTGAAGAGCCTACTCCTTCTGAAGAAGAGGAGGTTGGTCCTGCTAAGCCTTCTAAAGAATCTGAGGAGCCTACTGCTAGCGAGGAATCTGGGGAGTCTGGGGAGCCTACATCGTCTAAGAAAATGCAGGAGCCTGGAGAACCTATTTCTAGTGAAGAACCTGTTTCTTCTGAGAGTAAGTTTGTACCATCTGCTCAATCTGAGCAGGGTAAACCTGCTGAGTCTATGCCAGAATCTAAGCCAGAATCTAAGCTTGAGTCTAAGACTGTTATCGCTGAAAGTGTGAAGGATAACGTCGCTAAGCAGGCTAAGACTGTAGCGAAGAAAGACCGTCCTAAAGTAACTACGGGTGGTCATCTGCGCGTAGCGTAATTTTTGTTTCTTAAGTTTTTTAAGAGTCCTGGCACCATTGGTGCTAGGACTTTCTTTATGTCTTGGGTTATGATGGGAAACGCTTTTAGGTTTTTCTCAGCTTTGTGTGGTTGAGGATGGCTTGGAAAGTGTTTTTGTTCTTTTTCCTAGGAAGAAAATAAGAGGAAATATGTTTTTACAACGTTTTGCTAAGCGTGCTGCGGCTGTTGCTGCCGTAAGTATGCTTGGTTCGGGTTTTCTAGCCCCCCCCCTCAGTATTAGCCGCTGGTCCTGTCGGTTCTGATGATAGTGGCTCCCAGGGCAGCGATGCTCATAATGTTCTTGGTTCGTGGGGTGGTGCGAACTGTGACACTGGTTCTACCTGTGTGAAACAAGTAGGCGATGAAACACAGGTCACCTGGCAAGTACAACTATCACCTTTGGTGATGGATGAAGATCACATCCAAACCTCTCGTGGTGCGCAAATCATGATCCCATCCACAGTCAAAGATGTGTCGATTAAGCTGACACATATGCCTAATGTGCAATGGCATAGAGGTGATGCCGCTCAGGGGGAAGACCCTGAGAAAACTTATTGGGAAGATTTGGATGGTAATCCGCTACCTGAAGAAAAAATCATTGGGTGGCGTAATGATACTTATGTTCCTACCAAAGAAGTAGAGTACCAGGTTCCGATCGTTGATTCGACGGCGGAACTAACAGATAACGACACGTATAAAGTGTCGTCGTTTGTGAAGAATCCTCATGGTTCTTTAGCTGATGATGAAAAGGGAAGGTATGGTGTTCAGCCTTCGTCTTTTGCTGAGCAGCCTGAGTGGGATTTCTACCAAATCGGCTTGAACGCGCTGGGTGTTTATACCTTCGAGGTCACCGGTACTGTGGAAGCAGTCGGTGAGGATACCTATATTCCGATTCGCGCGGATAATATGTTGTGGAAGTGTTCTGCTGAGGGTGGTGGACCTGGTAGTGTTGAGGAAGGTTGCGAGGGGCTAAAAAATTACGAGTGGGGTCGTACTGGTGAGTTGCCTCCTGTTACTACCAAAGAGCAGTCTGAGGAAACTCGTAACAAGATCGTCGAACTATATAAGAAGCAGGCGAAAGTTGATGGCTTGACTGGTGTTGGTGCGTGTGCTGTGACAGCAGATATTGGTCGTTTTGACACTATTGGTGCTGATATAGAGCCGGCTGTTGATGGCAAGCATGGTGCTTACGCACAGGAGTTTCATTTTCGCTTGAATCCTGCGGTGAATTATTATGGTTCGCTTAATGGTGATGAAGATAATTGTGACCAGGGTTTCCAGCATATTACTCTTTGTCCTGATGAGGAGTCTGAGGTGCCGCCTAGTGAAGAGCCTGTAGAATCTGAAGAACCAAAGCCTTCTGAAGAAGAGGAAGTTGGTCCTGCTAAGCCTTCTAAGGAAACTGAGGAACCAACTGCTAGCGAGGAACCTGGGGAGTCTGAGGAACCTACATCTTCTAAGAAATCACAGGAGCCTGGAGAATCTACTTCTAGTGAAGAACCTGTTTCTTCTGAGAGTAAGTTTGTACCATCTGCTCAATCTGAGCAGGGTAACCCCGCTGAGTCTAAGCCAGAATCTAAGCCTGAGTCTAAGCCCGCAGCTAAGACCGTTATCTCTGAAAGTGTAAAGGATAACGTCGCTAAGCAGGCTAAGAGCGTTGCGAAGAAAGACCGTCCTAAAGTAACTACTGGTGGTCACCTGCGCGCTGCGTAGTCGCAAAGATATTCCGTGAAAGCTCCTACGCTTGTAGGGGCTTTTCGTTTTCTCGTGATTTTCTTTGCCAAAAATGAGCTATTAACTATTTTTGCCCATCCTCATCCTCGTGGCAAGGATGAATCCGCTAACCAATATGGGGAAAGAAAGCAAGAAAAGCATATTTTCCATCCCAATCGTCTCGAGCGTTACCCCTGCTAATGCCGACCCCAAGGGAACAAGGGCGAGAGAAGCAAACCAATCTATGCTGATGACTCTGGCTAGTAAAGTGTGAGGAACATTCTTCTGCAGAAAAGTTGCCCAATATATATTTCCTATGGTCAGAAATATGCTTGATAGTAGAAACGACAAGATAAACGCAATGGTGCTCTTAAAGAGCAGTTCTACCAGGATATTTTGACTTCTATTAGTGTAACAATTGCTCTATTGCTCGATCTATTCGGGCAATAATTGTTTCGCTGGTGAGTATTGGCATAGTTTCTGTTTCGGTGAAGTCTGTCGTGTTGGTGGCTACGGCAACATTGATGACTTGTGCGTGAAGATTAACACCGACAGCTCGAAGGTGATCTATGGCTGAACCACTGAACCGACCGCCTCCGTGAGCCATCACTGCTACAGGTTTATTTTCCATTAAAGAGATATTGACATGATCAATTATTTTCTTTAATCCTGAGGAATATGAACCATGATAGATGGGAGTGATCCATACAAAGGAGTCTGCTTGTCGTACTCGGTGGCAAAAATCACGCACACGCGGATCTGCTGAACCCTCTGGGTTGCGGTGATCGATTGGATTATGCATCGGAAGATCCAAAGTGGATACCTCGATCAGATCTACTTCTTGCCCTCGGTCAGTGAGCCGCTTGCCGACGACGTGTGCTAGGGCAGAAGAATAAGAACCGATACGGTGACTGCCTGCCACAATCATTGTGCGCTGGCTGTGATGCTTAGCATTGTGAGTTGAGTTTTCCTGCATGATTTCTCCGGTGCATGATCTGTGAGTTTCGTACTTAAAATTTTAAGCTAGCACTTTCTGCTTTTTTTGCCATTTTAGCCTCTTCATTACTGAAAAAAATTAAGGTAGGATTAACTAAGTTTCTCGCAGATTGCGAGGTGTGCACCAAGGGTGCGATAAGAACAAGGAGACTGCATAGCGATGAAGAAACCAAGTACATGGTATGCACAACGAGGCTCTAAGCGTGCGCTTATTGCTGCTTTATCTAGTTGCGCATTATTACTAGGTGCGTGTTCTACCAACACCGCAGAAAACTCATCCAAACAACAAGAGTCCACCGCGGCAGAAGCGGGAGAAAATGTGGCGAGCTTGGGTTTGGGTGACGTCGATACGCTATTAGCGTTAGGAATTACCCCTAGTGTGTTCGCTGCATGGGTTGAGGATAGTGATAGCCCGAATGGGCTTGGTCCTTGGGCAGCAGATGATCTGCCGAAAGATAAAAAACCTGAGGTGCTCTATGGTACCGGTACTGGTTTTACCTCGGAGCATTTGCAAAAAATTGCGGCAGCTGAACCCAATACTATTGTTGCGGTGAATGCACAGGTAGATGAGGACACCAAAGCAAAATTAGAAGCCATTGCTCCTGTTACTTACCATGACAAGCAATATAAAGATTGGCAGGTTCCGTGGCGTTCACAGGTAGAGAGCGTGGCGCAGGCGGTCGATAAGAAAGCAGAAGGCAAGGAACTTATTGCGAAAACTGAGCAGTCGCTTAAGGGATTCCGAGACAAACACCCTGAACTTGCTGGGAAGAAAGTTGCCATTGGGCTACCATATAACGGTCAGCTCAGTCTCTACACTGATGCTGATGGGCGTGGAGCTTTGCTTGAAGAATTAGGGTTTGAGGTTCCTGAGGAGTTCAATGAGCGCGCTCAGGATAATTTCTACTTTGAGCTTTCTCCGGAAAACTACGACGTACTGGAGTCGCTGGATTATCTATTTATTTTGTCCTATGACAATAATGAAGATGAGCTAAAAAAGAACCCGGTATATGCAAATCTGAAGTTAGTGCAGGAAAACCGGGTGTTCTTTATTGAAAAACAGCTCGGTAATGCCATGAGCACTCCGAACCCACTGAGTATTCCTTGGTCGGTGGAAAAACTTGATGCGTTGCTTGCACAGAATACAACGTCTTAAGCTCTCATGATTGTTAGCTCCTAAGGTCATAACCGCTACAGGTTATGACCCTATTTTTCCGCTCCTACTGCGTGTGATTCTAATTCGGATTGGGTCTGCTCTGGTTGCGTTGGTACCACAAGCGGACCTCCTGTAACAGGGTCTGCGACGACGATAGCTGAAAGCCCAAAAACTTCTTTCAATAAACCACTCGTGATCACGTGCGCAGGCGTTCCTGTGGTGATGATCTGCCCATCTTTCATCACAATCAGGTGATCGGAATAGCGAATCGCCAAGTTCAGGTCATGAAGAACCATCACTATTGTTTTTTGTTCCTGGGAACGCAGCCGTCCTACTAATTCCAGGATCTCAATGGAGTGGGCGAGGTCTAAGTAGGTGGTGGGTTCGTCGAGGAAAACAAGGTCTGTATTTTGGGCTAGGACAAGAGAGATCCATACTCGCTGCCGTTGTCCTCCTGAGAGGGAATCTACTGTGCGCTCGGCTAGGTGATCTGTGTTGGTGAGTCTGAGTGCTTCAGTTACTGCTTGTTGGTCTTCTTTATTCCACTGGCGATACCAGGATTGATGCGGGTGGCGTCCTCGGGAAACAAGATCAGAGACTAGTAACCCTTCAGGAGCAAGAGGGGATTGCG harbors:
- a CDS encoding ABC transporter substrate-binding protein, translating into MKKPSTWYAQRGSKRALIAALSSCALLLGACSTNTAENSSKQQESTAAEAGENVASLGLGDVDTLLALGITPSVFAAWVEDSDSPNGLGPWAADDLPKDKKPEVLYGTGTGFTSEHLQKIAAAEPNTIVAVNAQVDEDTKAKLEAIAPVTYHDKQYKDWQVPWRSQVESVAQAVDKKAEGKELIAKTEQSLKGFRDKHPELAGKKVAIGLPYNGQLSLYTDADGRGALLEELGFEVPEEFNERAQDNFYFELSPENYDVLESLDYLFILSYDNNEDELKKNPVYANLKLVQENRVFFIEKQLGNAMSTPNPLSIPWSVEKLDALLAQNTTS
- a CDS encoding NADPH-dependent FMN reductase, which produces MQENSTHNAKHHSQRTMIVAGSHRIGSYSSALAHVVGKRLTDRGQEVDLIEVSTLDLPMHNPIDHRNPEGSADPRVRDFCHRVRQADSFVWITPIYHGSYSSGLKKIIDHVNISLMENKPVAVMAHGGGRFSGSAIDHLRAVGVNLHAQVINVAVATNTTDFTETETMPILTSETIIARIDRAIEQLLH
- a CDS encoding ABC transporter ATP-binding protein, encoding MSIPFSPATSAARISARGISSGYGKEKIINTLDVDIPRGAVTTVIGPNGCGKSTLLRTLSRLLPTTSGTIALDGTDISTLSRKEIAKTLSVLPQSPLAPEGLLVSDLVSRGRHPHQSWYRQWNKEDQQAVTEALRLTNTDHLAERTVDSLSGGQRQRVWISLVLAQNTDLVFLDEPTTYLDLAHSIEILELVGRLRSQEQKTIVMVLHDLNLAIRYSDHLIVMKDGQIITTGTPAHVITSGLLKEVFGLSAIVVADPVTGGPLVVPTQPEQTQSELESHAVGAEK